ACCCGGTCCGCGCTGGCGGCCTATCCGAACCTGAAGAAACAGGTGGCGGAGTCGGGCGATCCCCTTCGTCTGGCGCTGAAATTCGCCATGGCGGGCAATATAATAGATTCAGGAATGCGGCGCGATCTGGACGTGGAAACGGAGATCGCGCTTCTGTCCGCGCCCGGCGCGCATGAGGGCCGGGTTTTTATGGATTACGCGGCATTTTGCTCCGCGCTGAAAAAGGCGCGCACGGTGCTGATTGTTGGCGACAACGCGGGCGAAACGGTCTTCGACCGGCTTCTCATCGAGGAAATCCTGCGCCTGCACCCGGATCTGAAATTCACCTACGCGGTGCGCGCCATGCCGGCGCTTAACGATGCTCTGCTTGAGGACGCGCTTGCCGCCGGGCTCGGCAAAGTGGCCGAGCTT
The DNA window shown above is from Elusimicrobiaceae bacterium and carries:
- a CDS encoding ARMT1-like domain-containing protein, which encodes TRSALAAYPNLKKQVAESGDPLRLALKFAMAGNIIDSGMRRDLDVETEIALLSAPGAHEGRVFMDYAAFCSALKKARTVLIVGDNAGETVFDRLLIEEILRLHPDLKFTYAVRAMPALNDALLEDALAAGLGKVAELITSGSDFPGTSLQGSTPEFRQVFDRADVVISKGQGNYESLTGSERDIFFMLMLKCPVVAKHAGLAEGSYVLRRVRGSRPAGRTR